A single Ignavibacteriales bacterium DNA region contains:
- a CDS encoding inorganic phosphate transporter encodes MDISVWFFISSGLFLGWSLGANHAVGLFGTAVSSKMVRFKVAAIIGGIFTLLGAVISGAGTTSTLTNLGGINAIAGSFTVALSVAIAITWMTKAELPVSTSQAVVGAIIGWNIFTGSPTDLESLTKIFSSWIASPLISAAIGFLIFKLIKNTVLKWKIHMLELDNYTRIGLILVGALASYSMGANNIANVMGMFASATPFNDIPLTENFVISGIEQLFFIGGLSIALGIITYGHKVMNTVGNDLYKISPITGFAVVLAESIVLFLFTSQTLESVLLSIGLPAIPLVPLSAMQSFVGAVIGVGLAKDPQSINFKVFGKISLGWIIAPVTAGVLAFIMLFFVQNVFEQKVIHPVPYQITTSVIQKLESENINTKLIKDLKGKRFTNKKVFRNELLSRYEFNNQQLYAIFTYAIVDSFKVDSLLINEKMNTDLFTQAEIDLLKPLHGRAFSHRIDFEAVISSLLPEWKENGDLLHNKIVKEKLLFIENLFRAETDLRETPGKNRNIQRNKLFPDKTQP; translated from the coding sequence TTGGATATATCGGTCTGGTTTTTCATCAGCAGCGGCCTCTTTCTCGGATGGTCTCTTGGCGCCAATCACGCTGTGGGACTCTTCGGTACGGCAGTATCTTCCAAAATGGTGCGCTTTAAGGTTGCCGCCATTATCGGGGGAATCTTTACGCTGCTCGGTGCTGTAATCAGCGGTGCGGGAACTACTTCAACGCTCACCAATCTTGGCGGCATCAATGCGATAGCTGGCAGCTTTACTGTGGCGCTCTCGGTTGCTATTGCAATTACCTGGATGACAAAAGCAGAACTACCCGTCTCCACTTCTCAAGCTGTGGTTGGTGCAATCATCGGATGGAATATATTTACCGGATCACCAACCGATTTGGAATCCCTTACAAAAATCTTCAGCAGCTGGATAGCAAGCCCGCTTATCTCCGCTGCTATCGGTTTTCTGATATTTAAGCTTATCAAGAATACGGTACTGAAGTGGAAGATTCATATGCTTGAGCTTGATAATTATACCAGGATCGGTCTGATTTTAGTAGGAGCCCTTGCATCATACTCAATGGGGGCAAATAATATAGCAAATGTTATGGGTATGTTCGCTTCGGCTACGCCGTTTAACGATATACCATTAACTGAAAATTTTGTCATCAGTGGAATAGAGCAGCTTTTCTTTATCGGCGGACTCTCTATTGCTCTTGGTATTATCACTTATGGCCATAAGGTTATGAACACGGTTGGAAATGATCTCTATAAGATTTCCCCCATAACCGGATTCGCTGTGGTTTTGGCTGAGTCAATTGTGCTTTTCCTCTTTACTTCACAAACCCTGGAAAGCGTTCTGCTATCAATCGGACTTCCTGCAATTCCGCTTGTTCCGCTTTCAGCAATGCAGTCATTTGTTGGTGCGGTCATTGGTGTCGGGCTTGCAAAGGATCCGCAGTCCATAAACTTCAAAGTATTCGGAAAAATAAGTCTGGGGTGGATTATTGCCCCTGTTACTGCAGGTGTTCTCGCGTTCATTATGCTGTTCTTTGTACAGAATGTCTTTGAACAAAAAGTAATTCATCCAGTGCCGTATCAGATAACCACATCAGTCATTCAAAAACTTGAATCGGAAAATATTAATACTAAACTGATTAAAGATCTGAAAGGAAAACGCTTTACCAATAAAAAGGTATTCCGTAATGAACTACTGAGCCGCTATGAGTTTAATAATCAGCAGCTCTATGCAATCTTTACCTATGCAATAGTTGATAGCTTTAAAGTAGACTCACTGCTGATTAATGAAAAGATGAATACTGATCTCTTTACTCAGGCGGAAATAGACCTCTTAAAACCGCTGCATGGCAGGGCCTTCAGTCACCGCATTGATTTTGAAGCTGTTATCAGCAGCCTGCTTCCCGAATGGAAAGAAAACGGCGACCTCCTGCATAACAAAATTGTAAAAGAGAAACTGCTTTTTATTGAGAACCTGTTTCGTGCCGAAACGGATCTCCGGGAAACACCCGGCAAAAACAGGAACATCCAAAGAAACAAACTATTTCCAGATAAAACTCAACCATAA
- a CDS encoding DUF47 family protein has product MSLFFKKTKKLESEMDEYLDLVIKGGLIFKLGIKCYMDGQIEEFEHHLRDLRKMEDRADDLRRNIEIKLYTRTLIPEARGDVLGLLESCDKVLNITTETLLEFSVEIPEILPELKQDFLYISDNSISCLENTVSGIRAYFKNIDAVRDYVTKVQFYKKETNKIAERIKRMVFRSDLELSRKIHIRYFTFHVERIAEQSEDVCDRLSIAIVKRFE; this is encoded by the coding sequence ATGTCATTATTTTTTAAGAAAACAAAAAAGCTTGAATCCGAAATGGATGAATACCTTGATCTGGTGATCAAGGGCGGGCTTATTTTTAAGCTGGGGATTAAATGCTATATGGACGGACAGATTGAAGAGTTTGAACATCATCTGCGCGACCTGAGAAAAATGGAAGACCGCGCGGATGACCTGCGCCGTAATATCGAAATTAAGCTCTACACCCGCACACTCATACCTGAAGCGCGCGGCGATGTGCTCGGGCTTCTTGAAAGCTGCGATAAGGTGCTGAATATCACCACTGAAACACTGCTTGAGTTCTCAGTTGAGATTCCGGAAATCCTGCCTGAACTGAAACAGGATTTCCTCTATATATCAGACAATTCAATTTCCTGCCTGGAGAATACCGTAAGCGGCATCAGGGCATACTTTAAAAACATCGATGCTGTGCGTGACTATGTCACCAAAGTGCAGTTTTATAAAAAGGAGACAAACAAAATCGCTGAGAGGATCAAGCGCATGGTATTCAGGTCTGATCTTGAGCTCAGCCGCAAGATCCATATCCGTTATTTCACCTTCCATGTTGAAAGAATCGCGGAGCAGTCTGAGGATGTCTGCGACCGCCTTTCAATAGCAATCGTTAAAAGGTTCGAATAA
- a CDS encoding DASS family sodium-coupled anion symporter has protein sequence MKTSFDPLDMHHYRIEKLPKREKSRFEGILAASGPFLALAAFILFSFVIKFDFLYAIQPDHLVSDAAKKAFEKIGPEAFTRNNEYMLGIFAAGIILWMTQAIPNYLTSLMLIISLVLTGVLTEKTAYAQLGHPVMWLNIMSFVLASMLVVTGLAKRFALWLIIRFGKNASTIFLTFLIINLILSAFISATTAKAAILLPIFMVIAAIYGATGGENKNNFGRSIVLQNLLNINLGAGAFVTGSGANLLAAGIIGGAIGGNIFFADWMFAMLPTMIILMLTGYILAMKVFFPLTPEERLPQIEGGMERLREEYQKLGKITLLEIRAAIIFIAILALWTTDKLHGISPTAVAFFGAIIALLPRFGIVKWNDVDIPWHLMLFSAGAYTLGAGLDTTDLPLHVVTAVFDSLGISNEAHFWVLYLFLTGVMIYSALLFQSKTMRAMIFIPIAIGVANKFGFPVISLALPVAFMIEHVYVLPFNSKPAALLYETNQYSLGDTFKLGITLMTCAWVLNIILGETWFRYLGITPNGVFGLF, from the coding sequence ATGAAAACCAGCTTTGATCCGCTCGATATGCACCACTACCGTATCGAGAAACTTCCCAAGCGGGAAAAATCCAGGTTTGAAGGAATACTTGCGGCAAGCGGCCCTTTTCTGGCGCTTGCTGCTTTTATTCTTTTCAGCTTTGTCATCAAATTTGATTTCCTCTATGCCATTCAGCCTGATCATCTGGTCTCTGATGCGGCAAAAAAAGCTTTTGAAAAAATCGGTCCTGAGGCCTTCACCAGAAACAATGAATATATGCTTGGCATCTTTGCCGCAGGTATCATTCTCTGGATGACTCAGGCGATACCGAATTATCTCACTTCGCTCATGCTCATTATATCTCTGGTGCTGACCGGAGTGCTCACAGAAAAAACAGCGTATGCACAGCTCGGGCATCCGGTGATGTGGCTTAATATCATGTCCTTCGTGCTCGCAAGCATGCTGGTCGTAACCGGCCTTGCAAAGCGCTTTGCTCTCTGGCTTATTATCCGTTTCGGTAAAAATGCCAGCACAATATTTCTAACGTTTCTTATAATCAATCTCATTCTCTCAGCGTTTATTTCAGCTACAACGGCAAAAGCAGCTATTCTGCTCCCGATCTTTATGGTTATCGCCGCTATCTATGGTGCAACCGGAGGAGAGAATAAAAATAACTTCGGGCGTAGTATTGTCCTGCAGAATCTTCTTAATATCAATCTTGGCGCGGGTGCATTTGTCACCGGGTCCGGGGCTAATCTTCTGGCTGCCGGCATTATCGGCGGTGCAATCGGCGGCAATATCTTTTTTGCCGACTGGATGTTTGCCATGCTTCCTACCATGATTATCCTCATGCTGACTGGATATATACTCGCCATGAAAGTTTTCTTTCCGCTCACGCCTGAAGAACGTCTCCCGCAGATTGAAGGGGGTATGGAGCGCCTCAGGGAAGAGTACCAGAAACTCGGCAAAATCACCCTGCTTGAAATCCGTGCCGCAATTATCTTTATTGCAATTCTTGCCCTGTGGACAACTGATAAGCTGCATGGAATAAGCCCAACCGCCGTTGCGTTCTTTGGCGCAATCATCGCGCTGCTGCCGCGGTTTGGCATAGTCAAGTGGAATGATGTTGATATTCCCTGGCACCTGATGCTCTTCTCGGCCGGTGCATATACACTCGGCGCGGGACTAGATACAACCGATCTTCCCCTTCATGTGGTCACCGCCGTCTTTGATTCACTGGGCATCAGTAACGAAGCGCATTTCTGGGTTCTTTATCTTTTCCTGACCGGTGTAATGATATATAGCGCTCTTCTGTTTCAGTCAAAGACCATGCGCGCCATGATTTTTATTCCGATTGCAATTGGTGTTGCTAACAAATTTGGTTTCCCGGTAATCAGCCTTGCGCTTCCGGTTGCCTTTATGATTGAACATGTGTATGTGCTCCCGTTTAATTCAAAACCGGCGGCACTGCTCTACGAGACAAATCAGTATTCGCTCGGTGATACCTTTAAGCTGGGCATCACGCTGATGACCTGCGCGTGGGTGCTGAATATTATTCTCGGTGAAACCTGGTTCCGGTATCTCGGCATTACGCCTAACGGTGTTTTCGGTTTATTCTGA
- a CDS encoding CYTH domain-containing protein: protein MANEIERKFLVKGEFKKFASKETRIVQGYLSSVPERTVRVRIKGDKGYITIKGIGSASGATRFEWEKEIPASEVEELLKICEPGVIDKTRYLVKSGNHTFEVDEFYGENQGLTLAEIELSSEDESFQKPDWLGDEVTGDTKYYNSMLMKNPFTRW, encoded by the coding sequence ATGGCAAATGAAATAGAACGGAAGTTTCTGGTAAAGGGTGAGTTCAAAAAGTTCGCCAGCAAAGAAACCCGCATCGTGCAGGGTTACCTTTCCTCGGTTCCTGAACGAACCGTGAGAGTAAGAATAAAAGGTGATAAAGGATATATCACCATTAAAGGAATCGGCAGTGCATCAGGCGCAACCCGCTTTGAGTGGGAAAAAGAAATTCCCGCCTCAGAGGTTGAAGAGCTGCTTAAGATCTGCGAACCGGGCGTAATTGACAAAACCCGTTACCTCGTAAAATCAGGAAATCACACTTTTGAGGTTGATGAGTTCTATGGTGAAAATCAGGGACTCACCCTTGCTGAAATTGAACTCAGCTCAGAGGACGAGTCATTCCAGAAACCTGACTGGCTTGGCGATGAAGTTACCGGTGATACAAAGTACTATAACTCCATGCTCATGAAAAACCCCTTCACCAGGTGGTAA
- a CDS encoding phosphate/phosphite/phosphonate ABC transporter substrate-binding protein, which produces MSGDKKVMQKKKLIYSFLFLLAGGTALTVFFYGYFLDISGVYTPARAEYEQVSARPEKPVVYIGVISRYPPNIIYRGYQPMLEYLTANTPYHFELKLSTDYNEAVQMLVKGETAAAFLGSYVYIKAREKYRVIPILKPLNENYQPYSRSVLITHKSSGLKELKDLKGKRLALPSQESFSGNWLISYELGRQGIKVSDIAEIQHFPHHQSVIYQVASRYFDAGVTREFLVNSLQNRDSIRIILYSEKIPTSPLVAAVGYDQNIINAISAALLMLNRSNQNLTQITRNWDSEFKYGFEKANDSDYDFIRLIER; this is translated from the coding sequence ATGTCCGGTGATAAAAAAGTAATGCAAAAAAAGAAACTGATATACTCATTTCTCTTCCTGCTGGCAGGGGGGACTGCCCTGACGGTATTTTTCTACGGATACTTTCTGGATATTTCAGGGGTATATACACCCGCACGGGCAGAGTATGAGCAGGTTTCAGCCCGGCCGGAGAAACCGGTTGTTTATATTGGTGTAATCTCCCGGTATCCCCCGAATATCATTTACCGGGGTTATCAGCCGATGCTGGAGTATCTTACCGCCAATACCCCGTATCACTTTGAACTGAAGCTGAGCACGGATTACAACGAAGCAGTGCAGATGCTGGTTAAAGGGGAAACTGCCGCCGCGTTTCTCGGTTCTTATGTATATATAAAAGCGAGAGAAAAGTACCGGGTTATTCCCATTCTTAAACCGCTGAATGAGAATTATCAGCCCTACTCACGATCGGTGCTGATCACCCATAAATCATCCGGGCTTAAGGAACTGAAAGATCTTAAAGGAAAGCGGCTTGCGCTCCCCTCACAGGAATCGTTTTCAGGCAACTGGCTGATCTCTTATGAACTGGGCAGGCAGGGTATAAAAGTATCCGATATCGCTGAAATTCAGCATTTTCCTCACCATCAGAGCGTTATCTATCAGGTTGCAAGCCGTTATTTTGATGCCGGTGTAACCAGGGAGTTCCTGGTGAACAGTCTGCAGAACAGGGATTCAATCAGGATTATTCTCTATTCAGAAAAGATACCCACCTCTCCCCTTGTTGCCGCGGTGGGGTATGATCAGAATATTATAAACGCGATCTCTGCCGCGCTGCTGATGCTGAACCGTTCTAATCAGAACCTTACTCAGATAACACGCAACTGGGACAGTGAATTTAAATACGGATTCGAAAAAGCAAATGATTCCGATTATGATTTTATCAGACTGATTGAGAGGTAA
- a CDS encoding sigma-54-dependent Fis family transcriptional regulator, translating into MKLLIIEDEKITRITLANTLRGEGFEVFTAEDGEEGLDIFRKELPDIVITDLRLPKTGGLEILEEIIRTKPDCKVVLITAYATVETAVKALKMGAYDYLTKPFSPEELLSILRNIRQLHFVIKENRELRQRIKQLENRTLIGNSAPVKKLRDVINHIANNDASVLIEGESGTGKELVARMIHLSGNRGKEKFVAVSCSSIPETLLESELFGHEKGAFTGAAKRHIGYFESADKGTLFIDDVDDIPLQLQVKLLRVLQEHTVIRVGGTEPVPFDVRVIAASKTDLRAKADLKEFREDLYYRLNIVTLKVPPLRQRKEDIPELIEHFFRKYDAADKLAVINDQLLSSLLAHEWPGNVRELENICQRIIVLSNLGSIDPALLDFSSPHALPKPNISFNGDFPSLEEYMEMTEKEVIEQALRQSGNNITRAARLLQIPRTTLNSKLKQL; encoded by the coding sequence ATGAAACTGTTAATAATTGAAGATGAAAAAATAACGCGCATTACCCTTGCCAACACGCTGCGCGGTGAGGGGTTTGAGGTCTTTACCGCCGAAGACGGTGAAGAGGGACTGGATATATTCAGAAAAGAACTTCCCGATATCGTGATCACCGATCTGCGGCTGCCTAAAACCGGAGGACTTGAAATTCTTGAAGAAATTATCAGAACAAAGCCGGACTGCAAAGTGGTTTTGATTACCGCTTACGCGACGGTTGAAACAGCAGTTAAAGCACTGAAAATGGGGGCGTATGATTATCTGACAAAGCCTTTCTCGCCTGAGGAACTGCTTTCAATCCTGAGGAATATACGGCAGCTTCATTTTGTCATTAAAGAAAACAGAGAGCTGAGGCAGAGGATAAAGCAGCTTGAAAACAGAACCCTGATTGGAAACTCAGCCCCGGTAAAGAAGCTGCGTGATGTTATTAATCATATTGCAAATAATGATGCATCAGTCCTGATAGAAGGGGAAAGCGGAACCGGTAAGGAGCTTGTCGCGCGGATGATACATCTCTCCGGAAACCGTGGCAAGGAAAAGTTTGTCGCGGTAAGCTGCTCCAGCATTCCTGAAACGCTGCTTGAAAGTGAGCTTTTCGGACATGAGAAAGGTGCTTTCACCGGCGCCGCGAAACGGCATATCGGCTATTTTGAAAGTGCCGATAAAGGAACACTCTTTATTGATGATGTGGATGATATACCGCTCCAGCTTCAGGTTAAACTGCTGCGTGTATTGCAAGAGCATACCGTCATCCGTGTTGGCGGCACTGAACCTGTTCCGTTTGATGTAAGAGTGATTGCCGCCTCAAAAACCGACCTGCGCGCAAAAGCCGACCTGAAAGAGTTCAGGGAAGATCTCTATTACCGGCTTAATATCGTGACCCTTAAAGTTCCGCCCCTAAGGCAGAGGAAGGAAGATATACCGGAGCTTATTGAACATTTTTTTCGCAAGTATGACGCAGCAGATAAATTAGCGGTAATAAATGATCAGCTGCTTTCATCACTGCTTGCGCATGAGTGGCCGGGGAATGTGCGGGAGCTGGAGAATATCTGCCAGAGAATCATCGTTCTTTCCAATCTTGGCAGTATTGATCCGGCGCTGCTTGATTTCAGCAGTCCGCACGCGCTTCCGAAACCGAATATATCATTTAACGGCGATTTTCCTTCACTTGAGGAATATATGGAGATGACGGAGAAGGAAGTAATAGAGCAGGCACTCAGGCAGAGCGGTAATAACATAACCCGCGCGGCAAGACTGCTGCAGATTCCGCGCACCACTCTTAACAGCAAGCTGAAACAGTTGTAG